The region GCCAAGAGTTCGGCCCCAGCTTCACTCTCGACGAAGCTACCGGCGACTTGCGCGACTGGGGTCCCAAGCTCAACGGCAACACCACCCAAGTCGATAAATTCGCCGGCAGTACCGGCGGCGTGGCCACGGTCTTCGCGGCCAAGGGTGATGACTTTGAACGCATCACCACCTCGCTGAAAAACGCCAAGGGTGAGCGCGTCATCGGTACCCTCTTGGGCAAGCAACACCCCGCCTACGCGTCGGTCAGCGCCGGCAAATCATTTTCGGGTCGTGCTGTGCTGTTTGGCCGGCCCTATATGACTCACTACGAGCCGATCAAGAGCGATGCCGGCAAGTTGATTGGCTTGCTGTTCGTTGGCTTTGAGCTCGACGCCTTCGAGGCCGCCATGAACAATATGGCTGCCAACGCCAAGTTCTTTGACAGCGGCGGCATCTACTTGGTGGCTTTGAAGCCAGAGCCGGCCGACTCCTTTTTTGTCTCCCATCCGACTGCCAAAGGCAAGAAGGTGCAGGAGGTCTTCCCCGGCTTCGAGAAAACCTTGGCCGAGTTCCGCGAGCAAAAGGAAGGCTATCTCGCCGACGCCCCCAAGGTGCTGGAATCCCCACGCGATGACAACTTCGCCGTCATCCGCAAAAGCGACAAGACCGGCTACTGGGTGATTGCCCAGATTTCCCGCAGCGAAGCCATGGCCTCGCACTGGGCCACCATGGTGCCCTTCTGGATCATGCTGGCCCTGACCACCGTCGGCCTGGGGATGGGCCTATTCTGGATGATGCGGAATTGGGTGGCCCGGCCCATGCGCGAGTTGACCAGCGCCGTTGGCGCGATTGCACAGGGTGATTTGTCTCACGCTGTGAGCAGCAAGCGCGATGATGAAATCGGCGAGCTGATCCAGCAAACCGAGGCCATGCGTCAGCGCCTGGCCGCCACCATCGGCGTGGTGCGTCAGTCGGTCGATTCCATCGGCACCGCCAGCAAGGAGATCGCCACCGGCAATCTCGACCTCAGCCAACGCACCGAGCAAACCGCCGGCAGCCTGCAAGTGGCGTCCAGCTCCATGAACGAGCTGACAGGCACGGTCAAGCAAACCGCAGAGTCGGCCCGCGCTGCCAACCAACTGGTCACCAACGCAGCCGCAGCCGCGGCCAAGGGCGGCGGCGTGGTGGGCCAAGTTGTGGCCACCATGGAAGACATCAACACCAGCTCGCGCAAGATCAACGACATCATTGGCGTGATCGACGGCATCGCCTTTCAAACCAATATCCTGGCGCTGAATGCCGCTGTGGAGGCAGCCCGCGCGGGTGAACAGGGCCGTGGCTTCGCCGTGGTGGCGAGCGAGGTGCGCTCACTGGCCCAGCGCAGCGCCGAGGCAGCCAAAGAAATCAAAACCCTGATCGGCGCCAGTGTCGACCGGGTTGAGGCCGGCTCCCGCTTGGTACAGGAAGCCGGTACCTCCATGCAAGACATTGTCAGCAGCGTGCAACGCGTGCAAGACGTGATTGGCGAGATCACCGCCACCTCGGCGGACCAGAGCGACGGCCTGACGCAGATCAGCCATTCGGTGCTGGCACTTGACCAGATGACGCAGCAGAACGCCGCGCTGGTGGAAGAGTCGGCCGCGGCGGCTGAGAGCTTGCGCGATCAGGCGCATCGATTGGTTGAGGCCGTTTCGGTGTTCCGACTGTCCGCTGAAGAGCCGTCCCATGCCGCCCCGGCGCCCAAGCCCAGCCCCGCACCCAAACCCCATGCCGCGCCAGCGAGCTTCAAGCCCAGTGGCACGGCCAAGCCGATGGGAGCGGCCGGCGCCAAACCAGCGCTGAAGTCAAATGCCGCGGCCAGTTCTGGCGCTAAGCCGGCACCCGCGCGGCAAGCTCCAGCTGCAGCCCCCGCCCGCCCTGCACCCAAACCCGCAGCCAGCAGCCCGCCCGCGGGCCAGGAAGGCGACTGGGAGAGTTTCTAAACCGGTTCCGGCGCTGCTCAACAGGCGCCAAGCAAGCAAATCGTTTTTTAGGAGATAGACGATGTTTGACTCCATCAAGACCCGCTTGATAGGCCTGAGCATTAGCGTAGTGGTGCTGACGCTATTTGTCGCCACTGCCGCCAACTATGTGATCGTGCGCGACCACACGCACAGCAAAGTGCTGAGCAGCCTCAATGCGCTGGTCGCCGGACGGGCCGCGGTCATCAATGAATGGGTGCAGAACCAGCGCAACATCGTCAGCGCCCTGGTGCCTGCTGCTGATGTGGCAGAGCCGGTGCCCTTTCTTGTACAGGCCGCCAAGTCGGGCAAGCTGGAGGCCGCCTACATCGGCTTCGCTGACAAGCGCATCCTTTTCAATTCTCCTCAAAACCTGCCGCCGGGCTATGACCCCACCGGCCGCCCCTGGTACACCGCCGCCGCCTCGGCCAGCGGCACTGTGCTGACCGAACCCTATATGGATGCAGCCCGCCAGCAATTGGTGGTGACCTTTGCCCTCGGCGTTAAAGATGGTGGCCAGACCAAGGCCGTGTTGGCCTCCGATGTGTTCCTGGATGCAGTGGTCGGCACCGTCAAGGCGATCAAGCCGACCGAAAACGGCTTCGCCTTCCTGGTTTCCAACAAGGGCACCATCATTGCCCATCCGGATGCCAAGTTGTCGCTCAAGCCTGCGTCTGAGCTCTCGGGGCAACTGGACAGCAAGGCGGTCAAGCAACTGCAAGATACGAGCGCACCCTGGGTCGAAGCCAAGATTGGCGACCAGGACTATCTGCTGCGCGGTGAAGCCATTCCCAATACCGATTGGGTGCTGGTCGCCGCCGCCAATAAGAGCGAGGCCCTGGCCTCTTTGAGTTCCTTGCTGCGGGCGGCGGTATTGGTGCTGCTGGTCGTGATGGTGTTGGCCGGTGCGCTAATGACGACGGTGATCGCCGCCATGCTGCGCAGCCTGGACGGCGTGCGCGCCGCTTTGGATGAAATCAGCGCCGGCGGCGGTGACCTGACACAGCGCCTGCCCGAGAACGGCCGCGATGAGATTTCCAGAATTGCGGCCTCCTTCAATCTCTTCGCCGAGAAAATTCAGCGAATCCTGTTGGACGTTCGCTCCGCCAGCAATTCCATCACCACCGCTTCCACCGAGATTGCCATCGGCGCGCAAGACCTGTCGCAGCGCACCGAGCAAACGGCGGCCAATCTGGAGGAAGCCGCCTCCTCGATGGAGGAACTCACCGGCACGGTGCGTCAGACGGCCGATGCCGCGCTGACCGCCAATCAGCTGGCCTCCTCGGCCTCCTCTGCGGCAGCCAAGGGTGGCGATGTGGTCAACCAGGTGGTCACCACCATGGACGAGATCAACAACAGCTCTAAGAAAATCAACGACATCATCGGCGTCATCGATGGCATCGCCTTCCAGACCAATATCCTGGCCCTGAATGCGGCCGTGGAAGCCGCTCGCGCCGGTGAACAAGGGCGAGGATTTGCGGTGGTGGCATCGGAAGTTCGCTCGCTGGCTCAGCGCAGCGCTGAAGCCGCCAAGGAGATTAAGACCCTGATCGGTGCCAGCGTGGACCGGGTCGAGGTCGGCTCAAGGCTGGTGGCGGCAGCAGGCGCCTCAATGAGCGATATCGTCTCCAGCGTGCAGCGGGTCAGCGACATCATCGGCGAGATCACGGCCGCCTCCAGCGAGCAGAGTGACGGTATCGGGCAGGTCAATAGCGCCGTGGTTCACCTCGACCAAATGACCCAGCAGAATGCCGCCTTGGTGGAAGAATCCGCCGCCGCGGCCGAGAGCCTGAAGGACCAGGCACGCCGCCTGACCGAGGTGGTCTCGGTGTTCCGCCTGGGCGAAGACGAACGGGGCCATCACGCCCATTCAGCGGCCCCTGCGCACAAGCCCATGTCCAGCGCGGCCTCTGCTGCGCATGCCAAACCGCACAGCTTCAAGGCCGCCAGCAGCAAAGCCCCGGCGCCTTCGGCAAGCAAGCCCGTGGCGCGCCCCCCAGCAGCAAGTCCAGCCCCGGCAGTTGAGGCCCCGGCCCCCGCACCTGCACCGCGCGCCAGCAAGGCCAGCGCCTCCACCGAAGGCGATTGGGAATCGTTCTAAGCTGCTCCGCGGGGCTGCTCGAATCGCCAGCCCCGCGCTTCAGACTTCAGAACGAACAGTCAGGCGGCTTCCCGCAGCGACTGCATCACCGGCCGCTGCAGCACCCCGCGCAAGCTCCACCAACCCGCCAGTTGCGCCAGCACGGCGCCACTGACGAGGCTGGCTAAGGGCACCCAGGCATTCAGGCGCCACTCAAAGCCGAACACAAAATGGGCCAGCAGCGCGCCCAGGCCCACCGCCACCGCGCCGGCCAACAAGCCCGCCAAGGCGCCCACACCCAGCAACTCGGCGCGCTGGACTTGGCGCAGCAACTGGCCGCTGGCGCCCAGGGCCCGCATCAGGGCGAATTCCCGGGTGCGTTGCTCACGGGTGCTACTGACCGAGGCCAGCAACACCACTAAGCCGGTGGCCAAGGTGAAGCCAAACAGCAACTCCACCGCGCGAATGACCTGGTCCAAGACCGCCTGCACCTGGTTCAGCTGGGCGGACACATCCACCACCGTCAGGTTCGGAAACTGCTGGCTGAGCTGGCGATCCAAGGCCACGCCAGCAGCTGCCGTCGGCGCCCGATATGCCGTGACAAAAGTGCTGGGCAAATCGGGCATAGCCGCGCGCGGGAACAGCACGAAGAAGTTCACCCGCATCGATGACCAATCAACTTTGCGCAAGCTGGTGATGCGCCCGCCCACCGCCACCCCGGCCACATCAAACTTCAGCTGGTCGCCCAGCTTCAAGCCCAGGGTTTGGGCCAGCCCGTCTTCCACACTCAAGCCTTCCGCCTCGTCATTGACCCAGTTGCCGCGCGAGATGAGGTTCTGCTCGGGCAGATGGTCGGCGTGGCTGAGGTTGAACTCCCGGTCCACCAAGCGTTGAGCGCGTTCGTCCTTGAAGGACTGCGGTTTGATCTCCTGGCCATTGATGCTCAGCAAACGGCCGCGAATCATCGGGTACCAGTCGTAGTGCTGCACGCCGCTTTGCTTGAGCTGGGCGCGCAAAGCCGCGCCCTGATCAGGCTGGATATTGATGACGAAACGATCCGGCGCATTCTTGGGCGTGGCCGCGCGCCAGCTGTCGATCAGGTCGGTGCGCAACAACACCAACAGCGCCAAGGCCAGCAGCCCCACGGCCAAGGACGCGACCTGCACCACCACCAGGCCCGGCCGCGCAGCCACCTGTCGGGTAGCCAGCAGCAGCCAGCGCGGCGCGCCACGCCCCTGCGCAGCCAGCGGCACCAGGCGGCGCAGCAAAAGCACCGCGGCCCAGGCCAGCAGCGCAAACAAGCCAACGGCCAGGGCGAATCCTGCTGCGGCACCGAGGCCGAGTTGCCAGTCGCCCGCCAGCGCCAGCAAGATCGCCGCAAAACCCAGCACCCCGGCCACCAGCGCCAGCACCGAGCCGGCCTTGACGGCGCCCAGATCACGCCGAATCACCCGCAGCGCCGGCACCGCCGCCAATTGCAGCACCGGAGGCAGGCCAAAGCCCATCAGCAAGCTCAGGCCCAAAGCCAGGCCCAGCAGGGCCGGCCACAGCGTGGGCGGCGGCAGGCTGACGCTGAACAGGCCCGACAGCAAATTCACAAACACCAGATGCAGGGCCAATCCCGCCAACACACCGCCAATGCTGGCCACCAAGCCAGCAGCGCCAAACTCCAGGCCATAGGCCAAGGCGATGCGGCGCTGCGGCTGACCCAGCACGCGCAGCATGGCGCAATCATCAAGATGACGGCTGGCAAAGTCGCGCGCCGCCAGGGCCACCGCCACGGCCGCCAGCAAGGCTGACAGCATGGCCACCAGCTTCAAGAACTTGGTGGCGCGGTCCAGTGTCTGGCGCATCTCGGGCCGCCCGGTTTCCAGCGAGTCCAGGCGCAGGCCGCGCCAGCCGGATTGCTCAATGAAGGCCGTGGCCTGCTTCACAAAGCGCGGCAAGGCTTGGGGTTCGCCACTCACACTGGCGACGGCCAGTCGATAGGAAACCCGGCTGGCCGGCTGAATCAGGCCGGTAGCGGCCAAGTCTTGATCGGCCAGCATCAGGCGGGGCGCGAAGTTCAGAAAGCCCGCCCCGCGATCAGGCTCATTGGCGATCACGCCGGCGATGCGCAAGCTGCTGTCGCCCACCAACACGCGGCCGCCCACGGCCAGGCCCAGAGAGTCCAGCAGCTGCGCATCGACCCAAACCTCACCCGGCTGGGGCGCCCCCACCTGCCTCCCATCGGCGAGCAGCAGCTTGCCGCGCAAGGGGTAGGCCGTGCCAACGGCCTTGACCGCCACCAGCCGGCTGCCACCACCCTGGGCCTCAGGCGCGCGCGCCATGCTCGGGAAGTTGATCAGCGTGGTGTGTTGCAGCCCCAGGCTGCGGGCCAGTTCAGACAAAGGCGCTGGCGTGGCCTGATCACTGACCAGCACCGCATCACCGCCGAGCAATTGCGCGGCATCACGACGCAGGCCCCCATCCATGCGCTCGGACAAAAAGGCCACCGCACACAGCGCTGCGACAGCCAGAAACACCGCCACCATCAACAGCCGCAACTCCCCCGCGCGCCAGTCACGCCACAACTGCCGCCAAGCCAATACCACCACACTGGGTGGCTTGGGCGGCGCGGGGCGGTGAACCGTTGGTGTCAAGGGCAACAGGACGGCATCGATTTTGCTCATAGCCGGAACTGTAGCGACTCTGCGCAACAGCCCACGCCCAAGCGCACCATGACCATACAAATGCGCTGAATGGCGTGTTCAGCGCATTGCTCACTATGCGGACAGAAGTGAGCGTCCAATACAAGCACCATGCCAAACACCAGCCACTTCCCTCCCCTCTTCATATCGCACGGTTCACCCATGACGGCGCTGGAGCCCCGCGAAGCCGGCGCCTTCATGCAGGACCTGGGGCGCACGCTAGATGCCAAATTCGGCCGGCCGCGTGCCATTCTGGCCATCTCGGCCCACAGCTTGGCGCGTCAGCCGGTACTGCTGGCTGGGGCCAAGCATCATGCGGTGTACGACTTTGGTGGCTTCGACCCCAAACTCAACACTTTGCGCTACGACGCCCCAGGGGCCACTGAGCTCGCCGCCCAAGTGCAAGCCCTGGCCGCGCAAGCCGGCCTGCCTCTGCTCAGCCTCCCCCAGGGCGGCCTTGACCACGGCATCTGGACACCCTTGCGCTACATGTATCCCGCGGCCGATGTGCCGGTGCTGCCACTGGCCTTTGTGCCTTCGCAAAGCCCCGCACAGCAATTCACCTTGGGTGAAATGCTGGCCCCTTTGGCTGAACAAGGCGTGCTGATCATGGGCAGCGGCAGCATCACCCACAATCTGCGCCTGGTGTTCGGCCAAGGTCAGCCGCCCGCCATCGATGCACCCGAAATCCAAGCCTCGGCAGAGTTCCGTGCTTGGCTGCAAGCCCGCGCAGCGGCGGCCGATTGGCCCGCCTTGTTGGACTACCGCCGCCAAGCCCCGCACGCTGTCGCCATGCACCCCACGGACGAGCATCTGCTGCCTTGGTTCGTGCCCGCCGGTGCAGGCGGGCGCAACAGCCCGGCCGTACGCATCCACGAAAGCCTCACCTTCGGCAGCCTGGCCATGGATGCCTACGCCTTCGGCCCCGCAGCACTGCAATTGGCCCAAGCCCTGCAAGATCCCGGCGCAGCCACCCTATAATCCGCGCCATACGCGGGTGTAGTTCAATGGTAGAACTCCTGCTTCCCAAGCAGATCACGTGGGTTCGATTCCCATCACCCGCTCCATAGTTGCGTAAGTCATTGATATGACTTGGAGATTTGCCAGAATCTCTCGTCGCCCGCAGGTCCACTACGAAAGTGTGGCCCGATGGCACGATCGTCAAACCTCCAGCGCCGCAAGGTCAGCGGTGTCCATGTTGTGCGTCTTTACGTCCCCGCCTGGCTCCAGGCTGCGGTAGGTCACAAAGAAGTTCATCGATCGACAGGCTGCCGCGATCCCCGGCAGGCCAAGATCGTCGCTGCCGAAATCGTCGGGCGTTGGCACGCAGCACAGGACAAATACGCTCGCATGGATCTGAAAAAAATTGAGGCGGGGAGCCTCGACCTCCTTGGCGAGGGCTACATCCTGGTGGATCACGCGGCCACCCTGCTCGGTGCCACTCACGGCGAAGTCATTACGCACCTCCTCGCGAGGAGCGCTGGGTTCTACGTTTACCGCGACGACTGGGATGGCTGGCTCGTGGACGACATGGACCAGCTCTATCACGAGCATGACGAGACCGGATTTGTCGGCGTGGACCTCTGCGATAGTGAGCTGGCTAAACATGGCCGGCGGTCCAAGTTGTCGCCCCGCCATTTGCAATTGAGATTTGCCGAAGAGGTGCTAGCCATCAACCAGGCAGCTCGACAACCCGTGGATGTGAGCTGCTTCATGCTGCCCCAATCGCGGACCAGTGGCTTTGTGGTCGAGATTCCCGGACGCGCCATATCTGTCGATCAGTTGATGGTGAACAAGGCCGATGTTGAGCAACTGAGAAGCTGGCTAGCCTCCCGAATCACGCCGGAGATGTTGGCCGAGGCAGCCCCACCACGGGCACCAGCGCCAGCTGATACGCCCTATCACGGCCTGGCCCACGCTAGGCATGCCCACGTCCCCTTGGCCGATGTTCTCTCGATCTACATTGACCGCAATCGCGGCAAGTGGAAGCCGAACACCCTGCACACCAACAGCGACCGATGCGCCATCTTGCTTGAGCTGATGGGCAACCTGCCACTCAAAGACATCGACCGGGGGGCACTCTGGCACGTGGTCGAGAAGCTGCGCAAGTTGCCGGATGGTCGGCAGCATGTGCGCCGACGGTTCAAGCGCCCCGAGACCACGTTCACCGAACTGATCGAGCTTGCCGAGCAGCACCAGCTGCCAAGGCTGTCCACGCAAGCGATCGAAAAGCTCGTGGATGGCTTTGGCGAAATCTTCACCTGGGCCGTGACACAGACCTGCCTGACCGCCAACCCCGCACTCAAGCTAGGCAGCGAGGTGTTTAGTTCGTTAGGGGGCAAGCGAAGCAAGGCGTCGCAGGACCGCGACCAACTCAGCCCGGATGATCTGAAGCTCATCTTCTCCGTCGAGTGGTTTGCCAAGGGTGTCGGGACAAAGACCAAGGAGGGGCTCTACTACGCCTACCGGCCGTATTACTACTGGCTCCCGCTCTTGGGTCTACTGGCTGGCGGCCGCCTCAACGAACTGGCGCAGCTCTACCTGGCTGACATTTGTTGCTCGCCGTCAGGGGTGAACTACCTGGACTTCAACTTGGACGGCGAAGACAAGGTCAATGCTGACAAGGATGGTGCAGACGCTCAAGGTGCCAGCGGCCAGGACAAGTCGCTGAAGACCATCAATGCCGTCCGCCAAGTGCCGATCCACCCAAGGCTGATAGAGCTGGGGTTCATCGACTACGTGCAGGCCCTGCGCAAGGCCGGGCATGCACGCCTCTTCCCCGAGCTTCAGCACGACAAGACCAAGGGCTATGGCAAGCATGCCGGCAGTTGGTTCAACGAGCGGTTTCTTGGCAAGCAGCTCGGGATAAAGCGCGATGGGCGCAAGACCTTCCACTCCTTCCGCCACAACTTCTCAACCACGCTCGGCGACGCCGACATCCCATCTATCGTCAAGTCACAGTTGATGGGGCACAGCTTCGGGAAGGCGGAAAACGAAAGTCGATACGACAAGGGCCGCCGCATCGATCAACTGGCTGAGCACCTCGGGGCGCTAAACTTTGGCCTACCTGATGGGGTCAATAAGTTCTCGATCACCGACGGGCTGCAAGCCGTATCCGATGCGCTGACGCTCAAGAAGTCGAGAAGGTCTGGGGTGAAGCGACCCACTTGATGAGCAAGCGGCTTTGCCGGGGCCGGCCGTCAAAATGGCCTGTACTTGGCGAGGGGCAAGCCGTGCGCTTCAACGAAGGCATTCGAGCTGATCAAGGCCTCTTGGTTTTCTTCGAGCCAACGCTCACCCATGCGCTTCGCAACAGCATCTTCGACTCCCTGCTCAGCAGCTTGAGAGACGTTGACGCCCATCTCCTTTGCCCGAGCGACTAGGGCAGCGCTGATGTTGATCTTGGTTGTCCGACGGGATGGTGCGCTAATGTCTTGATCCTTCATGATGACCTCAGTGTCGAAGCTGGCGTCCACGGTTTGTCAAAAGCAACTTTCTCGGCGGCCGTAGCGCAATGCGGCGCGGTCAGTGACAGCCCTCTTCGCGCTGGTGGCGCAACGCCAAAATGATGACCGTTGAGGCATTGACTATCTCATACAGCGCCACGTAGCCGGCGCTGCCGAAGGGGATGATTAGCTCTCGCTGTGCCGAGTTCTGGCCAGCCTTGCGAAAGCTGTACGGAGTGACCGCCAGCTGGTGCTTCACGGTCGTCCTGATGGCATCAATCGTGGATTTCGCATGGTCGAACTCATCTGCCGACTGCGCCAGTCAAAGAGCCGTTCTAGGTCTTCTTCGGCGGCGGGGACAACATGACCCACCTTGCATCAACGTGTGATAAGTTAACTCACGCTGAGTCAACTTGAGGCACCGTGAGGCACCTTGGATCAGCATGACCCACCTTGCATCAACGTGTGATAACTTGACTCACGCTGAGTCAACGTGTGATGTGTTGTGACGCTCCGCGCTTTCATGCTTTGGACCGTGAAGTCGTTTGGTCGGCCAACCTGGGTGAGGCCGTGCCTAGGCTACACGTCTCAGACAGATTGCATTGGGCCTGGCCGCGCCAGGGCAATGGAAGCGACTTGACGGTCACAGCGCTCGTGCTACTCTAAATCCAGGACTCGCTGGGCAAAGGGAATACGAAATGACCTGGACTGAAGTCATCCCTCTGTTGGCCGTCTTCTTCGTGGTGATCGGTATCACCGCCTGGGCGTTCAAGATTTCCGCCAAGCCCGGGCTGACGCCCGAAGAGCAAGACGAGTTGGTCAAAGGCAAGCAGCGAGGTTGACCCTATCAAGGCCCGCCGCCATTCCGGCCATCACCTTGCGCATAGCTCAACACCTGCTTTCGCACGACAAATGGGAACGACATGACCTGGACTCAAGCCATCCCTCTGCTGGTCGTTTTTGTGGCGGTCATCGGCATCGCCGTTTGGGGCATCAGCATCGCCGCCAAGCCCGGGCTGACGCCCGAAGAGCAAGACCGGCTCATCAAGGGCGAGTGATAGAGGCCGGGAAGGTGCGCTGACCGGCCCTATCAGGCCGTCCGTTCCGAACACAGCGCCTTGGTCAGACCCAGCTCTCGCCCAGAGCCTCCGCCTGCTTCAACACCAAGTCCACCGCATCTTCTTGAAGGTCGGGCGGGTATTTGTACTTGCGCAAGATCCGCTTGACCATCAGCCGCAGGCTTGCGCGAACGCTCTCGCGTTGTGACCAGTCCACGCCCAGGTTTTTGCGCAGGTTCTCCGTAAGCTCGTGGGCGATCTTCTTCAGGACCTCATCGCTGAGCTCCCGTACAGCCGACTCGTTATTGGCCAGGGCGTCATAAAAACGCACCTCGTCTTCCGTCAGGCCCAAGCGCTCACCGCGCCCCGCCGCTTCACGAAACTTTTTGGCCATCTCGATCAGCTCTTCCATCACCTGCGCGGTTTCGATGGATCGGTTTTGGTATCGGCTGATCACGTTGCCAAGCAGCTCGGAGAACTTTTTCTGCTGCACGACATTGCTGGCGAACTTGGCCTTGATCTCCCCTTCCAGAAGCCGCTCCAGCAGCTCGACGGCGAGATTGCGCTCCGGCAAGCTCTTCACCTGCGCCAGGAACTCATCGTCCAACAAACCGATATTGGGCTTCTCAAGGCCCACCGCGTCGAAGATATCGACCACCTGATCTGACACCACCGCGTTGCTGATGATCTGCCGGATGGCATGCTCACGCTGCTCATCAGTCTTCTTCTGCTGCGAGAGTTCGCGCTTGGTCAGAATGACCTTCACGGCCTGCAAGAAGGCGACCTCCTCGCGCACCGCCTTGGCCTCGTCCAAGGTGCAGCACAAGGTGAATGCCTTGCTCATGGCTAGCGCATGGTCGGCGAACCGCTTCTTGCCGTCACGATTGCCTTCAACTTTCAAGCCTAGAACATGGTTGGCAGCGCCAGCCAGTGTCTTGTGCCCACCGGTTAAGAAGCCGCTCCAGTCATAGCCGTGCAGCATGGTGCGCAGCACGTCGAGCTTTTCTGCCAGCACGGCAAAGGCTTCATGCGCGTCCACAGTCGGTCGCCCGCGGCCTTGGCTGGCGGTGTACTCCTTCATGGCCGCCTTCAGCTCATTGCCGATGCCGATGTAGTCCACCACCAGGCCGCCCTGCTTGTCCTTGAAGACGCGGTTCACCCGGGCGATGGCCTGCATCAGGTTGTGGC is a window of Paucibacter sp. KCTC 42545 DNA encoding:
- a CDS encoding methyl-accepting chemotaxis protein, whose amino-acid sequence is MVKGHSSIARRVSMTGVLVLAAVLLTVSGALSVLLTRVAHERVVSWAGDKAQSVVEAMHAMDDTSRVLVERNFGSFRQEFGPSFTLDEATGDLRDWGPKLNGNTTQVDKFAGSTGGVATVFAAKGDDFERITTSLKNAKGERVIGTLLGKQHPAYASVSAGKSFSGRAVLFGRPYMTHYEPIKSDAGKLIGLLFVGFELDAFEAAMNNMAANAKFFDSGGIYLVALKPEPADSFFVSHPTAKGKKVQEVFPGFEKTLAEFREQKEGYLADAPKVLESPRDDNFAVIRKSDKTGYWVIAQISRSEAMASHWATMVPFWIMLALTTVGLGMGLFWMMRNWVARPMRELTSAVGAIAQGDLSHAVSSKRDDEIGELIQQTEAMRQRLAATIGVVRQSVDSIGTASKEIATGNLDLSQRTEQTAGSLQVASSSMNELTGTVKQTAESARAANQLVTNAAAAAAKGGGVVGQVVATMEDINTSSRKINDIIGVIDGIAFQTNILALNAAVEAARAGEQGRGFAVVASEVRSLAQRSAEAAKEIKTLIGASVDRVEAGSRLVQEAGTSMQDIVSSVQRVQDVIGEITATSADQSDGLTQISHSVLALDQMTQQNAALVEESAAAAESLRDQAHRLVEAVSVFRLSAEEPSHAAPAPKPSPAPKPHAAPASFKPSGTAKPMGAAGAKPALKSNAAASSGAKPAPARQAPAAAPARPAPKPAASSPPAGQEGDWESF
- a CDS encoding site-specific integrase; the protein is MARSSNLQRRKVSGVHVVRLYVPAWLQAAVGHKEVHRSTGCRDPRQAKIVAAEIVGRWHAAQDKYARMDLKKIEAGSLDLLGEGYILVDHAATLLGATHGEVITHLLARSAGFYVYRDDWDGWLVDDMDQLYHEHDETGFVGVDLCDSELAKHGRRSKLSPRHLQLRFAEEVLAINQAARQPVDVSCFMLPQSRTSGFVVEIPGRAISVDQLMVNKADVEQLRSWLASRITPEMLAEAAPPRAPAPADTPYHGLAHARHAHVPLADVLSIYIDRNRGKWKPNTLHTNSDRCAILLELMGNLPLKDIDRGALWHVVEKLRKLPDGRQHVRRRFKRPETTFTELIELAEQHQLPRLSTQAIEKLVDGFGEIFTWAVTQTCLTANPALKLGSEVFSSLGGKRSKASQDRDQLSPDDLKLIFSVEWFAKGVGTKTKEGLYYAYRPYYYWLPLLGLLAGGRLNELAQLYLADICCSPSGVNYLDFNLDGEDKVNADKDGADAQGASGQDKSLKTINAVRQVPIHPRLIELGFIDYVQALRKAGHARLFPELQHDKTKGYGKHAGSWFNERFLGKQLGIKRDGRKTFHSFRHNFSTTLGDADIPSIVKSQLMGHSFGKAENESRYDKGRRIDQLAEHLGALNFGLPDGVNKFSITDGLQAVSDALTLKKSRRSGVKRPT
- a CDS encoding methyl-accepting chemotaxis protein, which translates into the protein MFDSIKTRLIGLSISVVVLTLFVATAANYVIVRDHTHSKVLSSLNALVAGRAAVINEWVQNQRNIVSALVPAADVAEPVPFLVQAAKSGKLEAAYIGFADKRILFNSPQNLPPGYDPTGRPWYTAAASASGTVLTEPYMDAARQQLVVTFALGVKDGGQTKAVLASDVFLDAVVGTVKAIKPTENGFAFLVSNKGTIIAHPDAKLSLKPASELSGQLDSKAVKQLQDTSAPWVEAKIGDQDYLLRGEAIPNTDWVLVAAANKSEALASLSSLLRAAVLVLLVVMVLAGALMTTVIAAMLRSLDGVRAALDEISAGGGDLTQRLPENGRDEISRIAASFNLFAEKIQRILLDVRSASNSITTASTEIAIGAQDLSQRTEQTAANLEEAASSMEELTGTVRQTADAALTANQLASSASSAAAKGGDVVNQVVTTMDEINNSSKKINDIIGVIDGIAFQTNILALNAAVEAARAGEQGRGFAVVASEVRSLAQRSAEAAKEIKTLIGASVDRVEVGSRLVAAAGASMSDIVSSVQRVSDIIGEITAASSEQSDGIGQVNSAVVHLDQMTQQNAALVEESAAAAESLKDQARRLTEVVSVFRLGEDERGHHAHSAAPAHKPMSSAASAAHAKPHSFKAASSKAPAPSASKPVARPPAASPAPAVEAPAPAPAPRASKASASTEGDWESF
- a CDS encoding ABC transporter permease, which produces MSKIDAVLLPLTPTVHRPAPPKPPSVVVLAWRQLWRDWRAGELRLLMVAVFLAVAALCAVAFLSERMDGGLRRDAAQLLGGDAVLVSDQATPAPLSELARSLGLQHTTLINFPSMARAPEAQGGGSRLVAVKAVGTAYPLRGKLLLADGRQVGAPQPGEVWVDAQLLDSLGLAVGGRVLVGDSSLRIAGVIANEPDRGAGFLNFAPRLMLADQDLAATGLIQPASRVSYRLAVASVSGEPQALPRFVKQATAFIEQSGWRGLRLDSLETGRPEMRQTLDRATKFLKLVAMLSALLAAVAVALAARDFASRHLDDCAMLRVLGQPQRRIALAYGLEFGAAGLVASIGGVLAGLALHLVFVNLLSGLFSVSLPPPTLWPALLGLALGLSLLMGFGLPPVLQLAAVPALRVIRRDLGAVKAGSVLALVAGVLGFAAILLALAGDWQLGLGAAAGFALAVGLFALLAWAAVLLLRRLVPLAAQGRGAPRWLLLATRQVAARPGLVVVQVASLAVGLLALALLVLLRTDLIDSWRAATPKNAPDRFVINIQPDQGAALRAQLKQSGVQHYDWYPMIRGRLLSINGQEIKPQSFKDERAQRLVDREFNLSHADHLPEQNLISRGNWVNDEAEGLSVEDGLAQTLGLKLGDQLKFDVAGVAVGGRITSLRKVDWSSMRVNFFVLFPRAAMPDLPSTFVTAYRAPTAAAGVALDRQLSQQFPNLTVVDVSAQLNQVQAVLDQVIRAVELLFGFTLATGLVVLLASVSSTREQRTREFALMRALGASGQLLRQVQRAELLGVGALAGLLAGAVAVGLGALLAHFVFGFEWRLNAWVPLASLVSGAVLAQLAGWWSLRGVLQRPVMQSLREAA
- a CDS encoding dioxygenase family protein — encoded protein: MPNTSHFPPLFISHGSPMTALEPREAGAFMQDLGRTLDAKFGRPRAILAISAHSLARQPVLLAGAKHHAVYDFGGFDPKLNTLRYDAPGATELAAQVQALAAQAGLPLLSLPQGGLDHGIWTPLRYMYPAADVPVLPLAFVPSQSPAQQFTLGEMLAPLAEQGVLIMGSGSITHNLRLVFGQGQPPAIDAPEIQASAEFRAWLQARAAAADWPALLDYRRQAPHAVAMHPTDEHLLPWFVPAGAGGRNSPAVRIHESLTFGSLAMDAYAFGPAALQLAQALQDPGAATL